A window from Purpureocillium takamizusanense chromosome 3, complete sequence encodes these proteins:
- the DCN1 gene encoding Scaffold-type E3 ligase (COG:S~EggNog:ENOG503P262): MPPPSTAQQKVFIAQFVSLTGASERQATRYLKSTGFKINEAVDAFYAAGNEPKTSALEAKLDSLFDSLRDDENDEKNKLELESTMDYLSNRLKVSIENAELFIALELVQAPSVGEITRKGYVDGWKATGVGATHQEHAAHIRRLKASLSMDPALFKKVYRYTFVAGRERDQKALSLENAMIYWSILFSPPGMSWETSNHDWLELWKSFLNEKWTRSVNKDMWNMTLEFALKAMADETLSFWTEDGAWPSVIDDFVEWCRVKGITKSESMDVDADA, encoded by the exons ATGCCGCCTCCTTCCACGGCCCAGCAAAAGGTCTTCATCGCCCAGTTCGTGTCGCTGACGGGAGCGTCGGAGCGGCAAGCCACCAGG TACCTGAAGTCGACTGGGTTCAAGATCAACGAGGCTGTCGACGC GTTCTACGCCGCTGGCAATGAGCCCAAGACGTCGGCCTTGGAGGCTAAACTCGATAGCCTCTTCGACTCATTAAGAG ACGACGAAAACGATGAGAAAAACAAGTTGGAGTTGGAGTCCACCATGGACTATTTGAGCAACAGACTCAAAGTCAGCATCGAGAACGCCGAGCTGTTCATCGCTCTGGAGCTGGTACAGGCCCCGAGCGTAGGAGAGATTACTCGCAAGGGCTATGTCGACGGATGGAAAGCCACTGG AGTCGGTGCAACGCACCAAGAGCACGCTGCCCACATCCGAAGGCTCAAGGCATCCTTGTCGATGGACCCGGCCCTCTTCAAGAAGGTCTATCGGTACACATTTGTTGCCGGTCGCGAGCGAGACCAAAAAGCGCTCAGCCTCGAAAACGCCATGATCTACTGGAGCATCCTGTTCTCCCCCCCAGGAATGTCCTGGGAGACGTCCAACCACGACTGGCTAGAGCTCTGGAAATCATTCCTCAATGAGAAGTGGACTCGGTCCGTCAACAAGGACATGTGGAACATGACTCTCGAGTTTGCCCTTaaggccatggcggacgaGACATTGTCCTTTTGGACCGAGGACGGCGCATGGCCCAGTGTCATTGACGACTTTGTCGAGTGGTGCCGAGTGAAGGGCATCACAAAGTCCGAGTCAATGGACGTCGATGCGGATGCCTGA
- the DPB11 gene encoding protein kinase activating protein dpb11 (EggNog:ENOG503NUFG~COG:L), with protein sequence MLSARAEPTRRSTLPPTDRPAGTPTRLNMPSSPPADADRHSIDPAEPLRGFVVCCTSIPPEQRTEIGNKVAELGGIHKYDLTPDCTHLIVGNYDTPKYRHVARERPDVKAMDAAWIEALSELWRNDDDIDFWTLEKKYELKPLERCGASASSKAPHSLLVCLTGFGEEREQIAETIATNGGCYTGDLTRKCSHLIVSKPEGKKFSAAKSWGVHTVTLAWLEQTIARGMILDEDKFDPLLPTEEQGVGAWIKKDLKRTSLGKRSRSGTANPAEDGGRKLRKTASMKLNSQRNSLWGDILGRSTSREYSFARESPVDEPTQDAAHSDLAVGRDEPAGIFSNCVFTTHGCDEARQKVLEDSIVPLGGLVVRTLDEVVSYPAPAEPFFRFLIVPQLSQPDTHPPAPPDKVHVVTQYYIERCLHSKSFLHPNSSVFGRPFPRYPIPGFSDLTICGSSFTGIELNQVARSVAQLGARYDEEFKRTTSLVLCRSLPAMRKNKRAFALEWGVPVVSLDWLVECISTGCKVPIDDYIFPELKDSYVARRRGDGQQDDRNLARPSLSRPSEPTPTAVKLEAKPASPRGQGVDSTGFERDSAERSDSPKSIPAVKQEDTNTSADFMTARSRPVDTFARDSDAPLSELSSASINKSPSPPKHANAPKRTRSEPSTNHTAADKPARASRGPSAPPVDLAGETRKNTDADGGTALKVVDEEAKEKAKAAERQELASTIKSILCSTTASAAAGADRPGTLNTQAPPSRTRTRRILGRAISNVSNASSADGPETLRAPAVAAAAAADPDQDDPDDNGSLDAQAPPATQLQYGDDEARGHKQALMDRMRGGGGGDTLKATASAPAAVVTADGPAASSGRSRALRKR encoded by the exons ATGTTGTCTGCGCGAGCAGAACCTACACGACGGTCAACGCTCCCGCCTACAGACCGGCCCGCGGGGACACCAACGCGGTTGAAcatgccctcgtcaccgcctgCAGATGCCGACCGTCACTCCATCGATCCTGCTGAGCCCTTGAGGGGCTTCGTTGTCTGTTGCACGAGCATCCCGCCTGAGCAGCGA ACCGAAATCGGGAACAAAGTCGCAGAGCTTGGGGGCATACACAAGTACGACCTCACGCCCGACTGCACAcacctcatcgtcggcaacTATGACACGCCAAAGTACCGCCATGTCGCGCGTGAGCGACCCGATGTCAAGGCCATGGATGCCGCCTGGATCGAGGCACTGTCAGAGCTTTGGCGTAACGATGACGACATTGACTTCTGGACCCTTGAGAAGAAATACGAGTTGAAGCCTCTGGAAAGATGCGGCGCCAGTGCCTCCTCCAAGGCTCCCCACTCGCTCTTGGTGTGCCTGACCGGCTTCGGCGAAGAGCGCGAACAAATAGCGGAGACTATAGCCACGAATGGGGGCTGCTACACGGGCGATCTCACGCGGAAGTGCTCCCATCTCATCGTGAGCAAGCCCGAGGGCAAAAAGTTCTCCGCTGCCAAGTCTTGGGGCGTCCACACCGTCACACTCGCCTGGCTCGAGCAGACCATCGCACGCGGCATGATATTAGACGAGGACAAATTTGATCCCTTGCTACCAACGGAGGAGCAGGGTGTTGGCGCTTGGATCAAGAAGGACCTCAAACGTACGTCACTTGGTAAGAGGTCTAGGTCGGGGACGGCAAACCCTGCCGAGGATGGTGGCAGGAAGCTGCGCAAGACGGCCAGCATGAAACTCAACTCGCAGCGAAACAGTCTTTGGGGCGACATTTTGGGGCGCTCAACCTCACGCGAGTATTCTTTTGCCAGGGAATCTCCAGTGGACGAGCCGACCCAGGACGCTGCGCATAGCGACCTAGCCGTCGGGAGAGACGAACCTGCTGGTATATTTTCCAACTGCGTCTTCACGACACACGGCTGCGACGAGGCAAGACAGAAGGTTCTAGAAGACAGCATCGTCCCTCTCGGTGGGTTGGTGGTCCGCACGCTTGACGAAGTCGTGTCCTATCCCGCGCCAGCAGAGCCTTTCTTCCGGTTCCTCATTGTACCGCAGCTCTCGCAACCCGATACCCAccctccagcgccgcccgacaAGGTCCACGTTGTTACACAATACTACATCGAGCGCTGCTTGCATAGCAAGAGCTTTCTCCACCCGAATAGCAGCGTGTTTGGACGACCGTTCCCGCGATACCCCATCCCTGGGTTCTCGGACCTTACGATATGCGGCTCATCGTTCACGGGAATCGAACTCAACCAAGTCGCTCGAAGCGTGGCACAGCTTGGGGCCAGGTATGATGAGGAGTTTAAACGCACAACGAGCTTGGTCCTCTGTAGGTCGCTGCCTGCCATGCGCAAGAACAAGCGCGCCTTTGCGCTCGAGTGGGGTGTACCGGTCGTGTCTCTGGACTGGCTCGTCGAGTGCATCAGCACCGGTTGCAAGGTTCCCATCGACGACTACATCTTTCCAGAGCTTAAAGACTCGTATGTTGCAAGGAGACGCGGAGACGGGCAACAAGACGACAGGAATCTAGCGAGGCCATCACTCTCGCGTCCGTCGGAGCCCACCCCTACAGCGGTCAAGCTGGAGGCGaagccggcgtcgcccagaGGCCAGGGGGTCGATTCTACCGGCTTCGAGCGCGACTCGGCCGAGAGGAGCGACAGCCCCAAGTCGATCCCCGCGGTGAAGCAGGAAGACACCAACACGTCGGCGGACTTCATGACGGCTAGGAGCCGGCCCGTGGACACATTCGCCAGGGACTCGGACGCTCCTCTAAGCGAGCTGTCCTCTGCGTCTATCAACAAGTCCCCATCCCCGCCCAAACACGCCAATGCACCGAAACGCACGCGCTCTGAGCCATCGACGAACCACACCGCGGCAGACAAACCAGCGCGAGCCAGCCGGGGCCCCTCGGCACCTCCCGTCGACTTAGCCGgggagacgaggaagaaTACGGACGCAGACGGGGGAACGGCCCTCAAGGTAGTGGACGAAGAGGCCAAGGAAAAAGCCAAGGCAGCAGAGCGCCAGGAACTCGCATCGACCATCAAGTCCATTCTCTGCTCGACCaccgcttccgccgccgcgggcgcagaTCGTCCGGGGACTCTGAACACGCAGGCCCCGCCGTCACGCACGCGTACCCGCCGCATCCTAGGCCGCGCTATCAGCAACGTCTCcaacgccagcagcgccgacgggCCCGAAACCCTCCGCGcacctgccgtcgccgccgccgccgccgccgacccggaCCAGGacgaccccgacgacaacggaTCGCTTGATGCGCAAGCCCCGCCCGCAACGCAGCTCCAGtacggggacgacgaggcacgcGGCCACAAGCAGGCTCTCATGGACCGcatgcgcggcggcggcggcggcgacaccctcaaggccaccgcctccgcaccggccgccgtcgtcacggcAGATGgacccgccgccagctcgggACGCAGCAGGGCCCTGCGGAAACGATGA
- a CDS encoding uncharacterized protein (COG:S~EggNog:ENOG503NYPI): protein MTSTLAVMTPSKPPAANIGLTGATAYNMDEMAVWDALPAEEKRSVWDETENNFWDTFERDQEEARAAAEKDHYDATLELRLDFNSLSGKKSQLAETRDRLARELAKVEQDLAQVAQACEDKSMKLTALEHEYAKRKHDREEKREHIYLQMLQFFKTNRGEDSVSGRASRARPPPKRQPLPAARTPSWHDQILNHDDDAPMNDAPPRTNGHANGYDSLSATAGTSGSSNHDSADVLVNVVDADDNVIGPVKRIDGWNQWVREIQDMPIKRAVKIRRGRRFGPDHLSTIYERSEGKGVKWLSCMIQATGEVAPRRCHSCDKNQGAFEDCIVLGGNMFQKCGNCEWNRQGCHMPMASRSSIAASPHKTRETNTTTEEMDRDDTAASWEARRAELAREALTKASGLPAASLRESLYVSHAVKEHKSPVLPEPMQMPTPQEPREHTFVNSTPAGAAGFRAVNGFTAANNIPSTGGFTPANGFTPANSRNSRPPSRDILTPSAMSVETSPQPTPPASEPLEEITRANLVLEHDGTRYTYPEIVQGVPLVKIDENHPYWELGWKPLKPQIEAQLATWREKNTLALEAKARGEGGSAKFQTGRQVNRGMKILEFLEQGEISPYQLISKKFIHTGKGAITSYDTLFRMCETLAELAKFKLDVTPIEWMRHRLHELMLQRGANFNVAKVIHDFYHDKKLTALRIKNGYKSIGRPSGYKPGQSKTPQGSVRKRKSMHSQSGTPRETPSRAPSPLDVEENAASPTLTHATSVQTDAGSFDTFSRKRLKTLSPPAAAADDSLDVGEYSDADSFSGAPLASHDWRLYQIKTRLFTSSIQVTQYWNWKEKGRLFEHQLLKDTKPIEWGVHRHPIDFSIRLDDIVEVRWNIDVLQVHIVISRYDSASAGQDGKPRGDVMAAFKRERTIRRFLDFCRAKRLRTIEVAPEDMESEWGKMQSEQLPGPGEEAGASLEE from the exons ATGACATCAACGTTGGCGGTCATGACCCCGTCAAAGCCCCCGGCAGCAAACATTGGCCTCACCGGCGCAACCGCTTACAACATGGACGAGATGGCAGTATGGGACGCACTCCCtgccgaggagaagcgctCGGTGTGGGATGAGACGGAGAACAACTTCTGGGACACATTCGAGCGCGATCAGGAGGaggcacgcgccgccgccgagaaggacCATTATGATGCGACATTGGAGCTTAGGCTTGACTTCAACTCGCTGTCTGGAAAAAAATCTCAACTTGCCGAAACGCGCGACCGCCTTGCAagggagctggccaaggtcgaGCAGGACCTCGCCCAAGTCGCCCAGGCTTGCGAGGACAAGAGCATGAAGCTTACCGCTCTGGAGCACGAGTATGCGAAGCGGAAGCACGACAGGGAGGAAAAGCGCGAGCATATCTACCTTCAAATGCTGCAGTTCTTCAAAACCAATCGCGGCGAGGACTCGGTGAGTGGGCGCGCGTCCCGCGCTCGACCACCGCCTAAGCGCCAACCTCTGCctgcggcgaggacgccctCATGGCATGACCAGATCCTGAAtcacgatgacgatgccccCATGAATGATGCACCCCCCCGTACAAATGGCCATGCGAATGGGTACGACTCGTTGTCTGCTACAGCAGGCACCTCAGGCTCCAGCAACCACGACTCCGCCGACGTGCTTGTCAACGTTGTCGATGCGGACGACAACGTCATCGGGCCCGTGAAGAGGATTGACGGTTGGAACCAGTGGGTGAGAGAGATTCAGGATATGCCCATCAAACGCGCCGTAAAGATCCGTCGCGGAAGACGATTTGGACCTGATCACCTCAGCACTATTTACGAACGCTCTGAAGGCAAGGGTGTCAAGTGGTTGTCTTGCATGATTCAGGCAACAGGAGAGGTTGCACCTCGGCGATGCCACTCTTGCGATAAGAACCAAGGGGCCTTTGAGGACTGCATCGTTCTTGGTGGCAACATGTTCCAAAAGTGCGGAAACTGCGAGTGGAACCGTCAAGGCTGCCACATGCCCATGGCTAGCAGGTCCAGCATTGCCGCTTCGCCGCACAAGACACGCGAAACCAATACGACGACGGAGGAGATGGATCGTGACGACACCGCGGCGTCCTGGGAGGCACGACGAGCCGAACTTGCTCGAGAGGCTCTGACCAAGGCGTCAGGGCTCCCAGCCGCTAGCCTTCGGGAGTCGCTTTATGTGAGCCACGCTGTCAAGGAACACAAGAGTCCCGTTCTCCCGGAGCCCATGCAGATGCCGACGCCCCAGGAGCCCAGGGAGCACACGTTTGTGAACTCGACACCTGCTGGGGCTGCAGGCTTCAGGGCCGTAAACGGCTTcacggccgccaacaacatTCCCTCCACCGGCGGTTTCACCCCCGCCAATGGCTTCACGCCAGCGAATTCCCGAAATAGCAGGCCTCCGTCACGCGACATCCTCACTCCTTCGGCCATGTCGGTGGAGAcatcgccgcagccgacgccgcccgcttccGAGCCACTCGAAGAGATCACCCGAGCCAATCTCGTCTTGGAGCACGACGGCACCAGATATACATACCCCGAGATTGTTCAGGGCGTGCCGCTGGTCAAAATTGACGAGAACCATCCGTACTGGGAACTGGGTTGGAAACCCCTGAAGCCGCAGATCGAGGCGCAACTGGCGACGTGGCGCGAGAAGAACACGCTGGCACTCGAGGCCAAAGCCCGAGGCGAAGGCGGTTCGGCCAAGTTCCAGACCGGGCGACAGGTCAACCGTGGCATGAAAATTCTCGAATtcctcgagcagggcgagaTCAGCCCGTATCAGCTCATCAGCAAAAAATTCATTCACACCGGCAAGGGCGCCATCACCTCATATGACACGCTGTTCCGCATGTGCGAGACCCTTGCAGAGCTGGCCAAGTTCAAGCTCGACGTGACGCCTATTGAATGGATGCGACACCGCCTGCACGAGCTTATGTTGCAGAGAGGCGCCAACTTCAACGTGGCAAAGGTCATCCATGACTTCTACCACGACAAGAAGCTGACGGCGTTGCGGATCAAGAATGGGTACAAGAGCATAGGGCGTCCCTCTGGCTACAAGCCTGGCCAGAGCAAGACTCCGCAGGGCTCGGTCAGGAAGCGCAAGAGCATGCATTCTCAGAGTGGCACGCCCCGCGAGACCCCCTCCcgggcgccgtcaccgcTGGACGTGGAAGAAAATGCGGCGTCCCCAACATTGACTCACGCGACGTCTGTCCAGACCGACGCGGGATCGTTTGACACATTCTCGAGGAAGCGGCTCAAGACTCTGtcaccgcccgcggcggcggctgacgATAGCCTCGACGTCGGAGAGTATTCGGACGCGGACTCATTTAGCGGGGCGCCCCTGGCCAGCCACGATTGGCGCCTCTATCAAATCAAGACGAGACTCTTCACGAGCTCCATCCAGGTGACGCAGTATTGGAACTGGAAGGAGAAGGGGCGTCTCTTCGAGCACCAGCTCCTCAAAGACACGAAGCCTATTGAGTGGGGTGTGCACCGACATCCGATCGACTTCAGCATTCGGCTCGACGACATTGTCGAGGTGAGATGGAACATAGACGTGCTACAGGTGCACATTGTGATAAGCCGATACGATAGCGCTTCTGCCGGACAGGACGGCAAGCCGCGCGGGGATGTCATGGCCGCGTTCAAGAGAGAGCGGACCATTCGTCGATTTCTTGATTTCTGCCGAGCAAAGAGACTCCGCACGATTGAGGTGGCTCC CGAGGACATGGAGTCCGAGTGGGGCAAGATGCAATCCGAACAGCTGCCTGGACCCGGAGAAGAGGCTGGTGCTTCGCTGGAGGAATAG